The following proteins are encoded in a genomic region of Notolabrus celidotus isolate fNotCel1 chromosome 19, fNotCel1.pri, whole genome shotgun sequence:
- the parm1 gene encoding salivary glue protein Sgs-3 encodes MRVSLQTLMTCLLLSTTVASAIDVNSTDLTTQSTSSIQNPTTTVGTTLGPETTPASTSSASIPTQTQDSSTSITTPVQTDNTTNTTQSTSASPTNSSIDTIQPTGTTLGTTQTSSPISTAQSTSTASPNTTPKTNSSITTNPGTTQPPGTTQPPGTTQPPGTTQSMGTATPSITSSPAGTTQKITTTSPTTTTKTTETITVEQEGHKSEGLSSASIAAIIFFVIAIVILVMGGLYYSKIRRKSYGPLLESNPGALGHFTNPMYDP; translated from the exons ATGAGGGTCAGCCTACAAACTCTGATGACAT GTCTGCTGTTGTCCACAACAGTGGCATCTGCAATTGATGTAAATTCCACTGATCTAACAACCCAAAGTACATCCTCCATCCAAAATCCGACCACCACTGTGGGTACTACTCTAGGACCAGAAACCACCCCTGCATCCACTTCATCTGCATCCATCCCAACACAGACCCAGGACTCTAGCACCAGCATCACGACCCCCGTGCAAACTGACAACACTACCAACACCACCCAGTCCACCAGTGCAAGCCCCACCAACAGCTCCATTGACACCATCCAGCCCACCGGAACCACTCTCGGTACAACACAAACCAGCAGCCCAATCAGTACAGCCCAATCCACCAGCACAGCCAGTCCAAACACCACTCCAAAAACCAACAGTTCAATAACCACTAATCCCGGGACCACACAACCCCCCGGGACCACACAACCCCCCGGGACCACACAACCCCCCGGGACCACACAATCTATGGGCACCGCCACTCCCAGCATAACCTCAAGCCCTGCTGGCACCACCCAAAAGATCACCACTACCAGTCCCACCACCACTACTAAGACCACTGAAACCATCACAGTGGAACAAGAGGGACACAAGTCTGAGGGCCTGAGCTCAG CGAGTATTGCAGCCATTATTTTCTTCGTCATCGCAATTGTCATCTTAGTGATGGGGGGACTTTACTACTCCAAGATCCG